Proteins encoded together in one Roseibacterium elongatum DSM 19469 window:
- a CDS encoding SixA phosphatase family protein — MSRTLILIRHAKSDWGDAGLADHERPLNDRGRRSAPRIGHWLAEGGYHPDMAMVSSARRTQDTWDRIARELTDAPAPILSHGLYNAAPADLLTAIRSVEGVGTLAIVAHNPGIGSLAWSLCDSPPQHPKFGLYPTGATLVLRFRGKDWRDTAPGRGEVVAFVTPRDLPGRG; from the coding sequence ATGAGCCGAACCCTGATCCTGATCCGTCACGCGAAATCCGACTGGGGCGATGCCGGCCTGGCCGATCACGAGCGCCCGCTGAACGACCGTGGCCGCAGAAGCGCGCCGCGTATCGGCCATTGGTTGGCAGAAGGCGGGTATCATCCCGATATGGCGATGGTCTCGAGCGCCCGCCGCACGCAGGACACCTGGGACCGGATCGCGCGGGAACTGACGGATGCGCCGGCCCCGATCCTCAGCCATGGGCTCTATAACGCGGCGCCCGCGGATTTGCTGACGGCGATCCGCAGCGTCGAAGGGGTCGGAACCCTTGCGATCGTGGCGCATAATCCCGGCATCGGAAGCCTTGCCTGGTCGCTGTGCGACAGCCCGCCGCAGCATCCGAAATTCGGCCTTTACCCCACCGGGGCGACCCTGGTTCTGCGGTTCCGGGGAAAGGACTGGCGCGACACCGCGCCCGGACGCGGAGAAGTCGTGGCCTTTGTGACGCCGCGCGACCTGCCCGGGCGCGGCTGA